From Camelina sativa cultivar DH55 chromosome 5, Cs, whole genome shotgun sequence:
TATCCCACCCCCGGTTTACACTCCACCAGTTTACAAGCCTACTCTCTCCCCACCGGTTTACACTAAGCCAACTATCCCGCCTCCAGTTTACACTCCACCGGTTTACAAGCCTACTCCTTCAGCTCCAGTCTACAAAAAGTCTCCAAGCTattcatctcctcctcctccatatATGCCTAAACCAACCTACACTGCACCTACCAAACCATACGTCCCAGAGATTCTTAAGGCTGTTGATGGCATCATCCTATGCAAAAACGGCTACGAAACCTACCCTATTctaggtataaaaaaaatacatagttTAGCGTCCATAGGATTAGATATTTActattaacaacaaaaattctAATCATATAACTTTCAATTTATATTCATGTAGGAGCAAAGGTAAAAATTGTGTGCTCCGACCCAGCATCATACGGGAAAGACAAGAACGAGGTTGTGATCTACAGCAACCCCACTGACTCTAAGGGTTACTTCCACGTGTCGTTGACCGACATCAAGGATCTAGCTTACTGCCGTGTCAAGCTTTACACATCTCCCATCGAGTCTTGCAATAACCCGACAAATGTCAACAAGGGTCTCACAGGAGTTCCCTTGTCGTTGTACGGATACCGTTTCTACTCCGACAAAAACTTGAAGCTCTTCAGCGTCGGACCTTTCTACTACACCGGTCCTAAGGCTGCTCCCGCCACTCCCAAATATTCCGCCACTCCCAAATATTGATCGTGATGATCACATTATTATGATGATCTTGCATGCATGATGCATTATTTGAGGTCacttaaaatcaatattttttgttttgagttctTTTGTTCCCTTGAAAATGTTCATTTGTTTGTTCCGAACCTTCCGATTTCATTTGATTCGCAGCATTACCATATGCAATCTATCATTTTGGTtatgcttttattttatataattatacaataaaTTCTAAGAGGAACTTTATTGTCTGATTATGCGActgcataataataatattagtattctTCCGGGATGATTAAAgttatatggttaaaagtacTTTATAATTTTGTGGCCATTACGTGAACACGTGTCTACTGAAAACATAAACAACGATTTGTCTAGTTAACGAGTTTATTGCTCTAGTCATTAACCATAGATGGATTGCACGATATGATTATTTAACTGAATTTACATGGAGTATGAATTACAAGAGCCCCATGAATCAGCAGCTTTATTTTAATCGTGCGACCAAGTCTCGcactaaataataaaaaataataaaaaaaaagtctcgcACTTGTATACTACGTCACATAATTAATTTCGTATATTACGCGCCTAGTCAAATACTAGTATACATCGTGCACCATGATCTTGCAGTCTAGTGTCAACATGTTGATTTTGTCCTCTTAAAATATGTGTTTAGCGCGATGCCGTATCGTGGGCACCAAATAACACCAACGGGCAACGGCATTACCAGTCCTATAGTGATAACAATTACTAGTAGCGCTAGCGGCTACTTTTGTCGATTAATAAACGATTAAAATCTAcaattaaaactataaatttggatttgtgtCATAATCCATGCGTTATATACCGAACTCAATCCGCATTTTTGGACTTTACACCTGAAATTGGGTAACCGTTCGACTTACGTCTATTAAATGTAACGGATGTCGTCcctttttcccccttttaacAAAGTGTGGGTTGAATTGAGAGTCAAATATCATCTATCAAACATTTTTGGTCGACATATATGTTATATCAATACATGCATCTATAAGGAATAAGTAATTGGTAATTTGACCCCACAAATCAATATGAAAATCGTAGACATGTGCACGGAAAAATAGCTTTTGAAACTAAAAGCTGCCTCGTcgttataatttgtttatttaagaggaaaaagaaactaagaaaTGAATCAGATTCcactttctttctcttaacCCATGCACACCGCACGCGAGTCGGTCGGATGGTCCACCCCCTCTTCGAGTCTTTGAGTCCACGTCAGTTTTGTGTACGTGTCACTACAAGAGTCAAAACTCCATCCTACCTAATACCacaaattgcatatatatatacaaatatcaaTTAAGTTCCAAAAGTTGCTttagttgtaacttgtaattaACCAACTATTCTATTACAAGTAAATTATTATCGAATGATTTGCATTGTGTATCCATTTTCTCATAAACACAACTATACACGGCCGACATTGTACGATTGAAACAACatttttactataaaaaaacaatagatgGATTATTAATCTTTTAGTACAAATCTGTACAACAACATTAGAGGCCAACATAaggttaaaaataataattaatgaatgAGATTTATACTTGTAATTACAGAAACAAGATAATATCTCCATCACATGACTGTCCTTGAACCGTTGAGATTACTCTTCACTTATTTTAGTTACATGTCTCCAAATCAACCATTTTTAAGagaaggaggaaaaaaaaaacaaagagaatagtTTTGGTCTGGGAGGGTAAATTCGCTTAGCGATTTGCTTCTCCCTACTCTTAAAACGACACCGTCCAGTATATACATTGATCTAACGGCTCCGTTACTTTATACATCACTTCcgttcgctttttttttttctgtttttccaaACGCCGTCTCTCTGTAAAAGCAAACGTCTCAATGATCGCCACGTGGATCTCCAAAACGCCATGTGTCATCTTCCATGCCACAAATACGATTCTGCCCGCCCACCGGGTCGGTCCAGTCTTTAGAGTCCGAATTAGCCCACTCGAATATCATGCCCACCCGTTTTCCCCTCCAAGAACCGGGTCGGATTCAATCACTGTCCAATGTTGCAAGAACAGAGGAAAGTAATCAAATACTCCATAGCCTTTTCAATGAAGCCCGGTTATTATCGACCCGTTATCTCCGGGTAGACCGGAATTAGAATCTTCAAATTCCCTGGGAATCTCCACAATTATACCGATTAAATCAATCGGTGGTGCTCTCTCACAAGCTTCCGTCGGAAATCTCACCGGCGAACCGGAGGATGAAGACGGCGTCGATGACTCGGATTCGTCAGACGATGACGAACTTCCGGCTTCGGTATCCTCAATTGGCTTAACCGATGGGAACAAGGCAGGAACCGGTTCTGATTCGGTAACCGGTTGTACAGGTTGAACCGGAGCTCTACAAAGCGGACAGCTAGATCTCGACCGAAACCACGTGTCGATACAATCAACATGGAACACGTGTCCGCATTTGGGAAGGACACGtccttcgtcgtcttcttcgaACTCCGACAAGCAAACAGAGCACTCCTCCAGTGGAGATTCATGGGTTTTGACGGAGTAAACGAACACCGGGATCTTCTCGAGCACCGTGGGAtcgagaggagagagagatgcGGAGGATTGGGTAGGGTCTCTAGCGGCGGAGAGTGATCGGAGGTGAGCGCTGATACGGCGGTGAATACGGCGGTTTTGACGGCGGAATAACCATCTGGCGTAGCTGTGAAAACAGAGGATTAAAATGACGGCGACGAAGAGGATGATGACGGAAGCAAGCATGATTTTGCCGTTAAGAGCGTAACGTGACGATCCATGGTTCATGTTTGCCCATATTGTCTTGCTACTGTCAAACACGTTACCCATTTTGTtttagggagagagagagagaagtaaaaaaaagattttgagagagagagagagagaatgaatgaAGGAAGTGAGTGGgtgaaacgaagaagaagaagagtgagtgAGTAAGTTTCCAATGTGCTGATGATTCTGTGGGTTTGAATCTTCTTTATTTATAGACGACCAGAACTTATTACATACTATTATTATGAATTATTGGGttctctttattattattattattttatttgtttattgtaAATCTccttttatattatgtatatatgtttgttttggtttggggTTTCTTGTTGATTTCGACTCAAGTAAGTTAAcgttatatgtatatattgctGATATGAACAAAGGATAATGAATTTCaaaagtgacaaaaaaaaaaagataaatgctttagcgactttttttttttggtcttttttgttttttcgttttcatagaacaaatatatatttcgtGTAATAGCTACTTGAGCTTTGAACCCACTTGTTAGTTGTTAGATGTGAGTTCTTCATAAAATATCGTGGAGACATATACTTTCAGCAAGTCTTTGACCGTAGtttgctttattatttttaacatcTTGCTCACcaaatccatttttttctttttgagaattttaattttaatactgattcAACCCACAGgtttgtcatttttatttttattttgggcgTATCagactttctatatatatatatatatattttatgtatcaTTCTAGTTTACATTCATATCAATACCATATGTtgaaaacctatatatatatataaaagaaaaaagaaaatagtagaTAGCAAAATAAAACACACTAGTAATAAGtgaaaacaaaatgcatatggTCCAAACCAAATGAAACGAAACTAAAGAAAGCCATAACTAAATAAACAGAAACGAACCATAAAATCTAGTAACGAATTAGCTTTTGGATCTCCATGAGTCATGGGGACTCAAGTCTTAAAgtagttttagttttgcttaAATGCTAAGAGAAAGACTGTCCCAATCTGCCGgctcttttatttctttcttcctttttttttaatagatataataaatcttttgctttatttcgctcatcttcttttgtttctctctaataattatttttaattttgtttttgtttaatttccgTCAACACTATAGCTTTGTTTGGGGGGGAGTCTCTTTCAAAACATGTCTTTAAGACCGTTTTACACATCAGAAACCTACTAATTTTTTTGTCGTGAAGAGGATTTTCAAATGGCCCTTCCTTGCTAACGACCTTTGATGCCTTcacccttttttatttttatttttgggtcttgTTTCTCCTTTAAATAACATTggaattcttctttctttctttctttttttcgcATTCGTATTTCCACTTTCCTTCGTTTTCAACactattacaattattatttctttttataactcAATAGTAGTTCTTTCTGGAGAATTGTAGTATTAAATATCTAAGATCTTTCTAAGAACTTCGTAGGCCATTAACGGTTCAAAATGATTAGACGATTCCTCCATACCACTACGAATATTCCAATTTAACCTTACTTTACCGGTGGTCCATTTTGTAGACAAAGTAGCTGCatgtatataacaaaattatacatAGGCTGGAATTTCACGTATATACGTAGTGGGATGGATTCGATTGCACAAGTCACGAACACTCACATGCTTCTTAATAtgtaacataaatataaatattacatgcaTGGGTGTGTTCTTTTCGGTGTAGTTGCGGCAAGATCCGGCAACGCCAAATATAAAGGATATAGAACATAAAATCCTCATTTTTCTTGACGATGTGGCAATAGTCggaaacaaaacattataaatagaGATAGAGTGGATACATGTCGTTTGATTTTTTGGGCGTCATTGGCGTTGCTTGCTGATCAATCAACGGTTAAACAGCAAACTATTACATCAAACCAAGACTGGATGGATCTAAGTGACGCATAAACATTTTGACTATCGTACCAGTAACTTATATTGTTcttttatacaatatataaattgaacACGAAGACagacacaaaagaaaagaaaaagagaactaATAATTCACCTTGTTTCGGATGTGATATTCAGTTATAATTACAACGTATGGATtgcaaaatttatatatatcgtTGGTTTAGGGTGGAAAAGGGTGTAATTAGACTTGTTTCCACGTTgagtactttttattttatttggttggtCAGTCAAAAGTAAATACgatatataataaaaaggatAAGGTCGGCCATTGGTCAAAACATTCTACAACTTGagagaaaaaactcaaaaaggcTAATGCAACCCCATGTGCCGTGCGCGTGCGGGATAACATGAAAATATCATACTTTCTAGTTTTTATACGTCTGATGAAAGATTGAAAGTTACTcatcttctactttttttttcttctctttttttctttcagaacactacaacctttttttttttttttcctacaaaaatatatagggttatatatttttagtttatcatATAAAGTAGCTAAAATTTCAATTGGAAGATCAATATATGCAATACAGATTATCAgctttttataaaaagaaatactaTTGACAGGATTATCCACCAAAATTTGTATTAAAGCTGACAGGTTTCTTAACAgtcaagaaaaagagaaaaaatagaaagaaacatttGAAAAGGAGTTAGACCGAAAAAATGGATAATTCAGAAAAAGTAAGAATTGATtcatttagaaaagaaaaaaaacgattaaGAGTTATTACTTATCAGTATTTCACAATGTTTAAAGTACTGCAAGGCGCACAAAAAGGGTGTTGGAATAGTGTTTAGCGTGTTAGGCTGATTAAACGTCTTCTAAATACATCAACTTGATAATATATCATTCAAACGTACAACTTTTTAAGGAGCTCTGATATTTTACAATCAACCGAACCGTGTGAAAGTCGTAAATAAATGATGTAACAGCCAGTGAAGTTTACACTTCGCTACAAGTCGTGGCCAGCTCATTCATCTCCCTTTTGTCAATTTgctttatttaaaattttcaactttaactttatttttagccttttttttatatattttttttaaattgtaagaataaataaataagacaacatatttttttctggtcaacaatttataaaatgaatatatatatatatatacatatatatatatatatatatatatatatcaataataaacGCTTACCCGCTTTAAGCAAACAGAAAGGCAAAACGATACCAATACcatgagagaaaaaagaaatgcaGAACAAGCCAATAAAATACTTAATATATTCATACATACGGTTTTGGTTACGGTTTATTTACATTAATTCGTTAGTTCCAAATTGAACGCTAACTAAAAAAGCACACCACACGGCTATGGAGACGCACTGATCCAAAGTTTAAATTCGTGAACCTAACAAACGAACAAGCCGTGGGGAAAAAGGAAAGACTAAAGAGTAACTTTTGTATGTTGGATTTAATGAAATCTATTGATAGAGAAAACCCAAAAGGTAAATTCATAAAggattttggatatttttgatcTAATCCAAAACTAGATAAGTgctgaagaaaaataaaaataaaaaagtaaacccAAATGAATCTTGTTAATATTCCCTACGGAATCTCTGCGACCACAATAAAAAAGAGTCCCCAAGCTCtcttatattgtattttcttatAGAACTTTTCTCGGCGACAAGATACTGACTGAATCAACTCTAGTTACATTATGGTCACTCGTAACTGCCAATCAGAGAGTTTTGAAAGACTTGTAACAAAAAAGAGTATCGCCCATAAAAGATAGACAGCGCATTGCCAAAGGAGGGAACTTGTGATTATTGGAATTTTAATAAATCTACATAAAGACAACGTTTATTAGTTTTTCATATTCATAATTTAACTATATTAGCTGAGTCAACTAAGTTGAccaaaaagaaacgaaaagcaaaaaagagaaaagaaaaaaaggagggTGGTCTCATATTCCGGCGGACCGGAGAGCATACTCTTGAACCAATGCAGCAAACAAAGACTGTCTCTCCAGCAAACGAACTGGGCTATCGTACTCTTTCGCTTTTCCTACAACCGTTAAACAACAACTCCATTATTGATAATAATCCACTACAAAGTAAACAACTTGGATTAGGTCTTgggtgttctgtttttttttttcttacctgCGTCTATGACAAGAACGCGATCACAGTCCATCACCGTTGGAATCCTATGAGCAATGCTGATAATGGTACAAGCCGCGAAATC
This genomic window contains:
- the LOC104788598 gene encoding proline-rich protein 3-like: MAITRASFAICLILSLVTIATADYYSPSSPPVYKSPEHKPTLPPPVYTKPTIPPPVYTKPTIPPPVYTPPVYKPTLSPPVYTKPTIPPPVYTPPVYKPTLSPPVYTKPTIPPPVYTPPVYKPTLSPPVYTKPTIPPPVYTPPVYKPTLSPPVYTKPTIPPPVYTPPVYKPTLSPPVYTKPTIPPPVYTPPVYKPTPSAPVYKKSPSYSSPPPPYMPKPTYTAPTKPYVPEILKAVDGIILCKNGYETYPILGAKVKIVCSDPASYGKDKNEVVIYSNPTDSKGYFHVSLTDIKDLAYCRVKLYTSPIESCNNPTNVNKGLTGVPLSLYGYRFYSDKNLKLFSVGPFYYTGPKAAPATPKYSATPKY
- the LOC104788599 gene encoding RING-H2 finger protein ATL5-like; the encoded protein is MGNVFDSSKTIWANMNHGSSRYALNGKIMLASVIILFVAVILILCFHSYARWLFRRQNRRIHRRISAHLRSLSAARDPTQSSASLSPLDPTVLEKIPVFVYSVKTHESPLEECSVCLSEFEEDDEGRVLPKCGHVFHVDCIDTWFRSRSSCPLCRAPVQPVQPVTESEPVPALFPSVKPIEDTEAGSSSSSDESESSTPSSSSGSPVRFPTEACERAPPIDLIGIIVEIPREFEDSNSGLPGDNGSIITGLH